The sequence GATGCTGGCAATCTGAGAGGGAGTAAAAGTATGGGCACATTCGTATTGCTCCTCCCACTTGCACTCAACCTGTGAGCAGGAGATATCTGGAGTGCCTGGCTTCTTGTCCCGTTCGTCCAGATCACGAAGGGGGCCAACTGAACGGTCTACGGCTTTTCCAGGTTGCTTCGTGGTCCCTTGAGGAATAGGAACACAAGGAGGTGGCTCAGTCGATTCCTCGACATCCGGTTGAGTAGTCTCTGTTCCCATTCAATAAGAGAAGGTAGATAGGGTGGAGAGAGCGTGGTGGCTAACACGAAGTCGCCAGGAGTCAGGGAATGGATGGTTTGGTGAGCTTCTTACACAAAAAATTGGAAGCCTACAGTGATGGAGAGGAGGGATCCTCGACAGAATGGAATATGCAAAGGAGAGGGTGAGAGAAGCAGAGGGAAGTTGGCTGTGCGGGGAAGGTATATATAGCCCATCTCGACGGTCAAGAAACGTGATCGTCGTCGTGGACAAGGTTTAGTGAAGCCATGCTCTTTATTCACGTCCACACTGCCACcatgatggtgatgatggGTTAACACCCCAGACGAATGGTTCTTGGGAGTCTTCCGCTGGAGTTTCTCACATTGGAGAGCTGCGTTTTCGAAACCCTGAGTGGCTGAATCGTGGCAAACCGTGCTGGCAATTAGAAGGCACTAGCGACGGATGGAGGATGGCCAAGCGCAATCGATCAATCGGATTGCAGAGTGGTATGCACAATGACGGAAAACCGAGCAAAAGGTTTGAGCATGCGACATCCCAGGCTCTAAAGGTTCTCTCGCTCGCCGAGAACCTTGTGCCGTCGAGCCCCGTCCCATTCCCTGCCTCGCGAGCCCCAACGCCGCAAGTTCTGGCCCTGGTGATAAGCGGGGATTGCGCTACCAAGTCTCTTGGCGGGCGCAGCGGCTGGCTTCCCATGACCGCTGGCCTGTGGCCTGCGGAGCAGACgttcctctcctcccccAGGCGCCATCGGAGGAGCGGCTTTTCTTGGAGGGCTGCCAATTCTGGATACTCTTGGCCTCCTTGACCATGGAGCAGCCTGCCAGGATTGAAACTAGAATGAGTGCACAAATCTTAAAATACGATGAtttatgtacggagtacggagtactccctATGGAGTACATCCTTTTGCGTGGTTGTTAGTTTATTCCTGATGGGGTCCTCTCGACACCTCTCGACGCAAACGTTGGGAGGACCTGACTACGACATCCAAGCGGCCTATCAAAAGGCTATGCTCGGGGATGACTTCGGACTCATGCAACTATCTTCCTGCTGCAGCTTTTCTCCCTACGTGGACCTTTTTCCGTGACTTGCTCTCAAAACACGCACCATCTCCACCACCATCCGTATTGCAGGTGAGAGAAGGAGACTCACAAACGTCGCGATTCGCTCTGGTTCACAATTGAACCGACGCAACCCGGCGAGTCGGCCTCGAGTAGGACGAGAACGAAGCTGCAAATTGCACAcgtgtgtactccgtatatcgAGTAAAGGTCATTCTTGGGAGAACTGCCAATAGGAGCATCCATCAGCCAAGGCGAATGGCAGGCTTTAAAGGGGGTGGgggggagaaaagaaaaaaaagtactccgtaagcAAGTGCAGgaagttaaaaaaaaaaaaaaaagcaaaagaagaaaaaagaaaagctcCTTATCACATCTCGCCCTTGATGTCGACGACAATGTTCCCGGTCCAGCCAAGGAGCGGAACAACAGTTTTCCCGTAGTTAAGGTACCTAACGGGCCAGAtccactacggagtacgtagTAGTCCCCGCCGGCTTCTGGAgagcaaaaaggaaaaagacgTGAGACGACCACCCTGAGCTGCAGTAAACCACCTCTTGCCGCACGCGGTCAATTAGGCGCAGGTTTATTTGCTCACCCCGATCTCGATTATCGTAGGTCGCTTGAACCTTCAACCGGGAATGCATTCTACGGCAATGGCTGCACCAATTGCGTCCTTGGCTCCCCTCGAGTTCGCCAATGGTTCCGCTTCGTATACCTCCCCGACGGGTGACCAGATACTTGGATCGGTCAATGGTCCCATTGAAGTAAACCGTCGCGATGCCCAAAAGCCGGACGAAGCGACGCTAGAGATAGTGATCAAGCCGGGAGTCGGTGGAAGCGGTGTTGGCGAGAGATACGTGGAGGGAATCCTGCGTAGTGTTTTGAGCAGAGTTATCTTGATGCGCGACAAAGCCATGGCACGCAGAGCGATTGTGGTAACGTTGGTCGTCGTGAAGAATATGGTGGCTGAGGGCAAAGTCGATGAGCGGGGTGGTTCGGTAAGGTCGACAGGCTTGCTTTTACGCGAATGAATCCTTTTGGCTAATTTTTTGTATTCACAACAGTATCTTCCAATTCTCCCTTCGCTTCTTCATACCGCACTCCTCTCTCTTATGTCAGCTGCAGTTCCTATGTCTATGATCTTCACAGCTGCTCTTGTGGCTGTCACCTCTCACAACGAGATTGTGCCACACCCTTCACCTAAAGTCAGCAAAGCTGCGACATCCCTCCACGTGCTCGCATTTTCTTCCAAGGGCCATTTACTCCTAAACGAAAGCCAAGGCGAGTTCAACATAGAAACGTGGGAGAAAGTATACGATCTCGCCGAAACAATATGTCGAGGTGGAACAAAGGTTCAGCTTATCAAAGGTGGAGACGTTTCAATGGATGACGCCGAGATGGTACAAAGTTTAGAGCAGCTCGTGCGAAAAGTGGTGAAAGATAAAGCTCGTGAAGATTTTGCGTGGAAATTGGCTACGACTTGAATCATATGGTGAAATTGGGTTTGTTTCGAATTGCCTTTTTAAGGAAATATTAGCGGGCGCACACCCGATATCTCGGAGAGATGCAAAACGCCGCACAAGGAGACTTGAGTCCGACTTTGGGAGGGCAGGATATTGTTTAGAAACCCGCGCTCTCGGATAGCTTGCATTCCCCCGTCGTCCGACCACGAGGAAGGGTCTAAACGACAGCACGCCTCGGACCCCAATTAGAAATTGGGACGTCTCGAACGCGAGCTTTAAGAAATCTCGAGAATTGAGAAGCATTTTCCATCACAATTAGGCTAGTAAAGGCTTAATATCATTTCTTCACATCTGGTACCTTTGCCGAAGTATTCATCAATTGGTACAACATTGTATCCATATGTGCGCTTGGTCTTTATTACAACCCAGTACAGTTGAAATCATGCTTATCCATGTCACATGCTTGAGAGTCCTTTTCAGGGAATTGGCAAGGAACGAGAAAACTAACTCTCAATCACTTTTTCCCAGGCTGACGTATTCCTTACCAGCAGTCACATCAAAAGGTTGTGGACTAAGACCTCTGACCGCGTGTTAGTGTATTCTAGGCTTGGTAGAAATATTCTGCTCTTTTGCATTGAGATGCATCAAACTGCCACCCCATCAAGCCAACCACCCAAGCTCAAGGAAACAATGCGCCCCAGATCTGAAGAACCATCACACCTAGCCCACAATTCTCCTATATGATGAATTATGTGATCAATATACTGTCCAACAGCACTGACATCAAGGATTAGAGCAATCGCCCGGTGGAGAGCAAGCAGTTCTGGAGAAGGTGGGTCAATGGTATGATTTGGTGAGAGAAGTAGTGTCCTTGTTGTTGGAAGATTGAAGACAACTGATGCAACAGGGTCAGATGAATGAATCCTGTAAGTGTAGAATAACTCTACCGTGTCGCACGAAATCGCGTGCCAACTCCGACTTAGCGCTAAATGCGGGTTCCTGATTCTGATTCCTCCTCTCTGTCACTCATTTCTCGtgtagtcttcatagtcactgactgcataagactataatgaataataataataataataaaccATTTCTCGCTCCCAGGCGCCTTCCCGAGGGTCATTATTCACACTGCCTTTTACTACTCATTGTCTAACAACTCCGATTATGGCCCGTATTTCCAAGTCGAAAGCTGCCAAGTTCAACGCCCATACCTTGCAGAAGTTGCGAGATGCTGTTGAAATTGATCCAGAAGTTGATTTGACGACGAAATTGCCATTGAGATATTCTACTCGTTTGACTAAGATGCGTCGCGTCGCCCAATCGGGTGCGTAGCCCTTTTGGTGTGCTGGTTGAGTCTTTCTTCTATCTCATATAATATCGGGAGATAATGTGCCGAAAGTCACCCCCtaaagatgaagatgaagatatTCGAGCATTCCTTCGCGCATCAGACTCTGTCGAAGTTGTCTTTTCGTTGTCCGAAGCCGTACTGAATCTGCTAGGGGTACCAAGAAATACTGAATCTACGCCCAATGACCTCTCGGAGCGACTAGTCCATGTCGTACAGGCCGGCGAAATCATCTGGAAGGCCCCATTTGCTCGCCAAAAAATGGTCTTTAAATGTGGTCACAATATCGCCGTGAAGGCAGTACAGGGCATGGAGGATTATACTGAATACACGACTTTGAAATATATCCAATAGCATAAACCGAGTATTCCGGCACCAGACCCGCAAGGCGGGAGCAAGTTGCTAGTTTGTAAGTTCCATGGAGAATACCCAGACCAACCAATTTCTGCTTCTGTGTGTTGTTCCTTATATGGTTGCCAGCTGTCAAAACAGTATGGAAAGCCACCTTCAGTGCAAAGGCACAAAAAGCAGTCTTTTAATAGTTAATTTTTTTTCGATTGCACCTAGCTTAGCTCATCTCTCTACATTGCTCTCTTCATTCATCCCAGCATTATGTAAAGCAAATAGAAATAATTCGGCAGAACAGGTGGTCAGCTTTAGAAACCTGGTGGTAAAGAGCTATACATTATTATGACTATTAAAAAGCGCCTTTCAATCCTTTGTAGCTTAATCATAAGTAAGAGCAACGCATTGACTTGAATACCCCCATCATATCCAGTTTGACAGCGGGGCCGGGGTTATATAAAGTGCCGCCCTACATCTGCCGTtttgctttcctttttcttgaCACTGTTGGCTCTGATGTTTTGCGATTACATACAAGAACTTCCCCATGTTAAGCCTACCCAAGTTACGTGAATACTGTAAGCATGCTGTGAGATGCCAGTCACTTCTGATGATAATCCGATCATCAACAAGAAGATACTCCTTTTCGTTGTGGAAGGCGAGTTTGAGTTCGCTGTTGGCATCTGTTTCTAGAATCTCAACCAACTTCGTCCAGATGGCTTCTGCATTTTAGGATCCACAATATCAGCAATGGAAAGTATGTCCTGCCGCAAAGAGTTGTCCGCCCTCTCAAAATGTGCTACCATCTCTGAGTATGGGCTTCGCTCATGCCAACCTGGTGGGTCATTCAGACTGGGGAGGGACGTCGACATCAATCAAGTCGGACGCCATTGTTGATTGCCCATAGTACGAAGCTCTAGAAGGGGCACACATCAATCCAAGCTCTCCAGTCAACTCACATTCATGTACTGCCAAGTCAGTTCCCTGTAGTGGCAAATGCATCAGATTAGTCTGTGATCCAATTAAGGCACCAGACATATCTTGAATGGAGTCAGGCTCAGTGAGACCAGAGAGTGAGACACCGCACGAGGAGTCGGCCGGTAGCTTTCTCCATGAACTTCCTAATCGATGTTGTAGCTCCTGCCTAGCTGCCCCTTCCAAGGCATGGGTCAATTCAGCTATGAGCTTTTTGTAACGAAGATAAACTTTATTGTCCTGTAGGCGGTGGAACCCAGGATAAGTAGAGCTTCTGATGGCAAGCAGATGTATGTAGGGAATTTGGGTGAATGGCAAGGAATCTATCACACAGATAGCATGATTTCTTGCTTACACCAATAAACCAAAATGAGGGTGTCCGCTCCACACGAAGATCATAGAAACCCACAAGTTGCATCTCAGCATGGATGGCAAGGGCATCAGGACACTGATGTCGGAAGTGTGCTTCGGGATCTGTTCCGCCCCAGACTTGGGTAAGGCAAGAAACGTATCTACTCTGATTTTCTCCAACCAGGCGCTGGAGTGCCAAACCAAGAGACACATCACTTCTCTGCAGCGGGACCTTTGCTGGGGCTGCGATAGCATTGACTATCATTGGGTTGAAGAGACCCGGAAATTCGATAGCAAGCTGGATGAATGCCCTAGGTGCGATTCCATACTGCCCCAACTTGAAGATGATAGGAATCCATTTTGGGCAACGGATTGTGTCGGTTGAGAACGCGGCGTTGAGCAGTTCAAGGTAGT is a genomic window of Coccidioides posadasii str. Silveira chromosome 3, complete sequence containing:
- the RRP46 gene encoding exosome non-catalytic core subunit rrp46 (BUSCO:378256at4751~EggNog:ENOG410PMYB~COG:J~TransMembrane:2 (i93-109o129-154i)~BUSCO:13528at33183), whose protein sequence is MHSTAMAAPIASLAPLEFANGSASYTSPTGDQILGSVNGPIEVNRRDAQKPDEATLEIVIKPGVGGSGVGERYVEGILRSVLSRVILMRDKAMARRAIVVTLVVVKNMVAEGKVDERGGSYLPILPSLLHTALLSLMSAAVPMSMIFTAALVAVTSHNEIVPHPSPKVSKAATSLHVLAFSSKGHLLLNESQGEFNIETWEKVYDLAETICRGGTKVQLIKGGDVSMDDAEMVQSLEQLVRKVVKDKAREDFAWKLATT
- a CDS encoding uncharacterized protein (EggNog:ENOG410PNIA~COG:S), whose protein sequence is MARISKSKAAKFNAHTLQKLRDAVEIDPEVDLTTKLPLRYSTRLTKMRRVAQSDEDEDIRAFLRASDSVEVVFSLSEAVLNLLGVPRNTESTPNDLSERLVHVVQAGEIIWKAPFARQKMVFKCGHNIAVKAVQGMEDYTEYTTLKYIQ
- a CDS encoding uncharacterized protein (EggNog:ENOG410PIPI~COG:S), which codes for MEQFLSWLDSIARMDGLDRVPQPELLAHYIKLARDVKHNYLELLNAAFSTDTIRCPKWIPIIFKLGQYGIAPRAFIQLAIEFPGLFNPMIVNAIAAPAKVPLQRSDVSLGLALQRLVGENQSRYVSCLTQVWGGTDPEAHFRHQCPDALAIHAEMQLVGFYDLRVERTPSFWFIGDNKVYLRYKKLIAELTHALEGAARQELQHRLGSSWRKLPADSSCGVSLSGLTEPDSIQDMSGALIGSQTNLMHLPLQGTDLAVHECELTGELGLMCAPSRASYYGQSTMASDLIDVDVPPQSE